CTAAACCCACTTGGCGTTCCAAGCCGTATGAACATTGGTCAAATTTTAGAGAGCCACCTTGGTCTTGTTGGCTACCGCTTAGGCGAGCAGATAAATGAAATTTTTGAAACCAAAAAAGGCGAGTGGATAAAAGAGCTAAGAGCTAAGATGATAGAGATAGCGGGTGTTGCTAAGCTAATGGATGCTAAAAAAGCTCTTGGTAAGATGAGTGATGAGAAGCTTCTTGAGTATGCAAAAGATTGGAGTAATGGCGTAAGATTTGCAACTCCGATTTTTGAAGGCGTTAAGGCTGACGAATTTGCAAAACTATTTGAGATGGCAAAGATAGATAGCGATGGTAAAACTGAGCTATACGATGGACGCACAGGCTCAAAGATAAGAGAACGTGTTAATGTTGGTTGTATGTATATGCTAAAACTTCACCACTTGGTTGATGAAAAAGTTCACGCAAGAAGCACTGGACCATATAGCCTTGTTACACAGCAACCTGTCGGCGGTAAGGCGCTATTTGGTGGTCAAAGGTTTGGTGAGATGGAGGTTTGGGCACTTGAGGCTTATGGTGCCGCTCATACACTAAGAGAGATGCTAACTGTAAAATCAGATGATGTTGAGGGAAGACTTTCTGCTTACAAAGCTTTAACAAGAGGTGAAAACGTTCCTGAGACTGGTATCCCTGAGACGTTCTTTGTTCTAACAAACGAGCTAAAATCACTAGCTCTTGATGTAGAAGTATATGATGAGGATGAGACAAATGAAACTAACTAATTTAAAACCAGTTGAGATAAAAGAAGAGCATAGACCTCGTGATTTTGAAGCTTTTCAACTTCGTTTAGCAAGTCCTGAGAAGATAAAATCTTGGAGTTATGGCGAGGTTAAAAAACCAGAGACTATCAACTACCGTACGCTAAAACCTGAGCGTGACGGCTTATTTTGTGCGAAAATTTTTGGACCGATCCGTGACTACGAGTGCCTTTGTGGCAAATATAAAAAGATGCGTTATAAAGGCATCAAGTGCGAAAAGTGCGGTGTTGAAGTAACGACATCTAAAGTTCGCCGTTCTCGCATGGGCCACATCGAGCTTGTAACTCCAGTAGCTCACATTTGGTATGTAAATTTCTTGCCAAGCCGTATTGGCGCACTTCTTGGTATTAAGATGAAAGATCTTGAGCGCGTACTTTACTATGAGGCATACATTGTTGATAATGCTGGCGAGGCTTATTACGACAATGAAAATTCTAAAAAAGTTGAAAAATACGACGTTTTAAACGAAGAGCAATATCAAAGCCTAGCTTCAAGATACGAAGAGACTGGTTTTACAGCTAGAATGGGTGGCGAGGTCATCTATGACATGCTAGCTGAGCTTGATTTGATGGAAATTTTAAATCAATTAAAAGAAGAGATGGAGTCTACAAATTCTGAGGCTAAGAAAAAAACTATCGTAAAACGTCTAAAAGTTATCGAGAGCTTTTTAAATTCAGGTAACCGCCCAGAGTGGATGATGATAACAAATTTACCAGTTCTTCCACCTGATCTTAGACCATTAGTTAGCCTTGATGGTGGCAAATTTGCTGTTTCAGACGTAAACGACTTATATCGCCGTGTAATAAACAGAAACAGTCGTCTAAAACGTCTACTTGAGCTTGACGCACCTGAGATCATTATAAGAAATGAAAAGAGAATGCTTCAAGAGGCAGTTGACGCGTTATTTGACAATGGCCGCAGAGCAAATGCAGTAAAAGGTGCAAACAAACGCCCACTAAAATCACTAAGTGAGATCATCAAAGGTAAGCAAGGCCGCTTCCGCCAGAATTTGCTAGGTAAGCGTGTTGACTTCTCTGGACGTTCTGTTATCGTCGTTGGTCCAAAGCTAAAGATGGATCAGTGCGGTCTTCCAAAGAAGATGGCTCTAGAGCTATTTAAGCCACATTTGCTTGCTCGCCTTGAAGAAAAAGGCTATGCAACAACTGTTAAGCAAGCTAAAAAGATGATAGAAGATAAGACAAATGAGGTTTGGGAGTGCCTAGAAGAGGTCGTTAAAGACTATCCAGTTATGCTAAACCGTGCTCCAACACTTCACAAGCTTTCTATCCAGGCATTTCACCCAGTGCTTGTTGAGGGCAAGGCTATCCAACTTCATCCACTAGTTTGTGCGGCGTTCAACGCTGACTTCGACGGCGACCAAATGGCTGTTCACGTACCACTATCGCAGGAAGCTATCGCTGAGTGCAAAATTTTGATGCTTAGTTCAATGAACATCTTGCTTCCTGCAAGTGGTAAGGCTATCGCAGTCCCTTCACAAGATATGGTTTTAGGAATTTATTATTTAAGCCTAGAGAGAAATGACGAAAAAGGTGCAAATAAAATTTTCTCAAGCGTTGATGAAGTAATGATCGCTGAAGAGGCTAATACTCTTGGTCTTCACGCTAAAATTAAGACAATGGTTGATAACAAGATCATCTTTACAACAGCTGGTCGCTTGATCTTAAGAGCGATACTTCCTGATTTTGTCCCTGAAAATATGTGGAATAAGATCATGAAGAAAAAAGACATTGCAAATTTGGTTGATTATGTTTATAGAAATGGCGGCCTTGAAGTAACGGCCGATTTCCTTGATAAGCTTAAAAATTTAGGCTTTAGATATGCTACAAAAGCGGGAATTTCTATCTCTATTGCTGATATCATCGTGCCTGATAGCAAGCAAAAATATATTGACGAAGCTAAGAAAAAAGTTCGAGAAATTCAAAAGCAATACGGCGCTGGTCTTTTAACAGATAGTGAGAGATACAACAAGATTATCGATATCTGGACAGATACAAACAATAGCGTTGCAAGCGAGATGATGAAACTTATCCAAAACGATAAAGGTGGATTTAACTCGATTTATATGATGGCAGACTCAGGTGCGAGAGGTAGTGCAGCGCAAATTCGCCAGCTAGCTGGCATGCGTGGTCTTATGGCAAAACCTGACGGTTCGATCATTGAAACGCCAATCATTTCAAACTTCCGTGAAGGTCTAAATATAATGGAGTACTTTAACTCTACCCACGGAGCTAGAAAAGGACTTGCAGATACCGCGCTAAAAACAGCCAACGCTGGTTATTTAACGAGAAAACTAATCGACGTTGCTCAAAATGTTAAAGTCACAATGCACGACTGCGGTACGCACGAGGGTGTTGAGATCACAGATATCACAGAGAGTGGCGAGCT
This window of the Campylobacter concisus genome carries:
- the rpoC gene encoding DNA-directed RNA polymerase subunit beta', encoding MKLTNLKPVEIKEEHRPRDFEAFQLRLASPEKIKSWSYGEVKKPETINYRTLKPERDGLFCAKIFGPIRDYECLCGKYKKMRYKGIKCEKCGVEVTTSKVRRSRMGHIELVTPVAHIWYVNFLPSRIGALLGIKMKDLERVLYYEAYIVDNAGEAYYDNENSKKVEKYDVLNEEQYQSLASRYEETGFTARMGGEVIYDMLAELDLMEILNQLKEEMESTNSEAKKKTIVKRLKVIESFLNSGNRPEWMMITNLPVLPPDLRPLVSLDGGKFAVSDVNDLYRRVINRNSRLKRLLELDAPEIIIRNEKRMLQEAVDALFDNGRRANAVKGANKRPLKSLSEIIKGKQGRFRQNLLGKRVDFSGRSVIVVGPKLKMDQCGLPKKMALELFKPHLLARLEEKGYATTVKQAKKMIEDKTNEVWECLEEVVKDYPVMLNRAPTLHKLSIQAFHPVLVEGKAIQLHPLVCAAFNADFDGDQMAVHVPLSQEAIAECKILMLSSMNILLPASGKAIAVPSQDMVLGIYYLSLERNDEKGANKIFSSVDEVMIAEEANTLGLHAKIKTMVDNKIIFTTAGRLILRAILPDFVPENMWNKIMKKKDIANLVDYVYRNGGLEVTADFLDKLKNLGFRYATKAGISISIADIIVPDSKQKYIDEAKKKVREIQKQYGAGLLTDSERYNKIIDIWTDTNNSVASEMMKLIQNDKGGFNSIYMMADSGARGSAAQIRQLAGMRGLMAKPDGSIIETPIISNFREGLNIMEYFNSTHGARKGLADTALKTANAGYLTRKLIDVAQNVKVTMHDCGTHEGVEITDITESGELIESLEERVLGRVLADDVIDPITNEILFSEGTLLDEEKARAITEAGIKSVSIRTPITCKAPKGVCAKCYGLNLGEGKLVKPGEAVGIISAQSIGEPGTQLTLRTFHIGGTASTEQQDRQVIAQKEGFIRYYNLNTYDNGDKKIVANRRSAAVLLVEPKIKSTIDGKIEIEYAHEDVNIVIKGKKEEVKYTIRRNDLAKPNELAGVSGKIEGKMYIPYVSGDKVKENESIVEIIKEGWNIPNRIPYASELKISDGDPVTRKILADANGVVKFFILKGDYLDRVKDIKKGHKVTEKGFFVVVSDKDGREAVRHYIPRNSIIQVSDNDTVERATVVSLPEKDDKLIIAEWDPYSTPTIAEEAGVVSFEDIEPGYSATEQADEATGQRRLVINEYLPSGVKPAIIIATKKGNLIKYPLDPKTAIFVSSGDEVAQADILAKTPKAVAKSKDITGGLPRVSELFEARRPKNTAIVAEIDGVVRFDKPLRSKERIIIQAEDGTTAEYLIEKSRQIQVRDGEFVHVGEKLTDGLISSHDILRILGEKALHYYLISEIQQVYRRQGVAIADKHIEIIVSQMLRQVKIVDSGNTNFIVGDMVSRNKFKEENERIMKMGGEPAIAEPILLGVTRAAIGSDSVISAASFQETTKVLTEASIAAKFDYLEDLKENVILGRMIPVGTGFYKDKKVKIKEN